The nucleotide window TTGACCAGAAGGTTGTTTTGCAGGGAACCTGGCTGAGTTGGGTGGCATCACAGATCTACCTGCTGCGTCCGGCGGCGTACGCCAGCATGGTCAGAAGAGAGCTCGCGCGCTTGCAGGAACCTTCTGAAAAATAATCCTCGCCCCTCGAAAGCAGAAACCTCTACTACAGTCAGTTGACTGAGTATTCAGAGGCTTGCGGTCTTCTTTGTCAGGCCATCCTGCTATTGCTGTGAACAGCGCGAGGTGCAAGAGCATGAAGGGATTTCGACGGTTACTGGCCGCTACCCTGGCCACGTTCGGCGTGTTGGCTTCACCCGTTTCGGTGTTCGCTACCCAGGCGCCGATCCACTTCGCCGACCTGAACTGGGAAAGCGGCAGCCTGATCACCGAGACTTTGCGGATCATCGTCGAGAAGGGCTACGGCTTGCCGACCGACACCTTGCCGGGAACGACCATTACCCTGGAAACCGCACTGGCCAACAATGACATTCAGGTCATTGGCGAAGAGTGGGCGGGCCGCAGTCCGGTCTGGGTCAAGGCTGAGGCCGAGGGCAAAGTCGTGAGCCTGGGCGATACGGTCAAGGGCGCCACCGAGGGCTGGTGGGTGCCGGAGTATGTGATCAAGGGCGACCCGGCCAAGGGCATCAAGCCGCTGGCGCCGGGCCTGCGCAGTGTCAGTGATCTGCCGCGCTACAAGGACGTGTTCAAAGACCCGGAAACCCCGAGCAAGGGGCGCTTCCTCAACAGCCCGATCGGCTGGACCTCGGAAGTGGTCAACAAGCAGAAGCTCAAGGCGTATGGGCTGGACGACAGCTACGTGAACTTTCGCAGTGGTTCGGGGGCAGCGCTGGATGCGGAGATCAGTTCGTCGATTCGTCGCGGCAAGCCGGTCCTGTTCTATTACTGGTCTCCGACGCCGTTGCTCGGCCGCTTCAAATTGATTCAGCTGCAAGAGCCGCCGTTCGACGCCGAAGCCTGGAAAACCCTGACCGAAGCCGATAACCCCAACCCGAAACCGACTCGCTCGCTGCCCTCGAAGCTGTCCATCGGCGTGTCCGCGCCTTTTCAGAAACAGTACCCGCAGATAGTCGAGTTCTTCAGCAAGGTCGATTTGCCGATCGAGGCGTTGAACAAGGCCCTAGCGGACATGAGCGAAAAACACACCCCGCCACGCCAGGCGGCGCAGGCGTTCATGAAGGCGTACCCGCAGGTGTGGCAAGCCTGGGTGCCCAAGGAAGTGGCGGACAAAGTCTCTGCCGAGTTGAAATGAACCGATTTATGTACACGCGGGAATTCCCGGATGTACATAAAGCCCGTAGGAGCGCGCGTGCAGCCGAGCTACCGTCGATAACGAATGCCCTTACAAAAACACCCAATGAAGTTCATCCTGCTGCAACATTTCACACCGGATGTCTGAATATGAGCCTATTGGTCGCGCAATGGATTGCTGTAATTTTTTTATTCATCAGCCTGGTCCACCTGTATTGGGCCGCAGGTGGCAAGTGGGGCAGCGAGGCAGCGGTGCCACGAGTGCCCGGGGAGGGCGGCGAGGAGTCAAAGCCCGCATTCAAGCCGTCGGGTTTTGCCACGTTGCTGGTGGCGGTGGGTTTGCTGCTGATCGCGATGCTGGTGTGCCTGCGGGTCGGGCTGTACCTGCCCACGGTGCATCACTGGTCGTTGCAATGGGTGATCAGCGCGATCGCCATGCTGATGTTCGCCCGGGCGATCGGCGATTCGAATTTGATGGGGTTCTTCAAGCAGGTCAAGGACTCCAAGTTTGCCCGGCTGGATACTTGGGCCTATTCGCCATTGTGTGTGGTGTTGGGAGCCGGATTGTTGGCAGTGGCCTGGATTTGAGGTTGACCGGGCTATCGCCTTCGCGAGCAAGCCCGCTTGTGTCTTGCGCAGGAGTTAGACTGAGGGTGAGAGCGATGAGGCCCGCCCAATCAGCAAAAACTTCTGAACTTAACTCCCACTTTCCGTACGCCGACTACTCACCTCCGCCGGCACATCATCCCCGGCCATGCGCTTGCGAAACAGCGCCGCCCGGGCCAGCAGCAGCGTGGTCACCGGCACGGTGATCGACAACAGAATCGGAATCAGCCAGGCATGCAGCACCGGCCCTGACTTGAGCGCCGAAAAATAAATGATCGACGCCAGTGCCACGCACCATGCGCCCAAGGTCGAAGCCAGTGCCGGTGGGTGCATGCGTTGGAAGTAATCCTTCATTCGCAGCAACCCGACCGCGCCGATCAGCGCAAACAGGCTGCTGAGCACCAGCAGAATCGCCACCGCAATTTCCACCCACAAAGACAGTTCAGTGCTCATTCGATCACCTCGCCGCGCAGCAGGAATTTGGCCAGGGCAAACGAGCCGACGAAGCCGAACAGGGCAATCAACAGCGCCGCCTCGAAGTAAGTGTCGCTGGCATAACGGATGCCTAGCGCGAGCATCATCAGCATGGCGACGATGTACAGGTAATCCAGGGCCAGAACCCGGTCTTGGGCCGACGGGCCCTTGAACAGGCGGATCAGGGTCAGAATCATCGCCACCGAAAAGAGGAACAGACTCAGCAGGATCGCGTTTGACAGCAATGCGCTCATTCGAAGATCTCCATCAAGGGGCGCTCGTAGGTCGCCTTGAAGTGCTGGATGAATTGGCTTTCGTCATCCAGATCGAAAACGTGCAGCAACAGAATGCTGCGATCCAGTGCCAGCTCCGACCAGACCGTGCCGGGAATCACCGTGCAGATGATCGACAGCGCCGCCAGGCCGTTGGCATCGCGCAAGTCCAGCGGCACCTTGATGAACCGCGAGCGAGGTGCACGCCGCCCGGCATTGAGCACGCCCCAGGCCACGGCGAGGTTGGACACCAGCACATCGCGTCCGACCAGCAAGAACAAACGCAGGATCACCCCGGGGCGACGTATGCGAATCGGCAGCGGCCGCAGTTTGCGCATCATCAGCGGCGCACAGATACCAAGTACCGCGCCCAACAGCACATTGCCGGGGCTCATCGACAGGTTCAACACCAGCCACAACAGCCACAGCGCCAACGACAACCACGGTGCAGGAAACAGACGCTTCATGGTTGCACCTCCACCCGTGCTGCGCTGGCTTGCGGGCTCGCAATTGCACGGGTGCCAAGCACCGCCATCACGTATTGCTGAGGATTATTCAACGCCTGCGCAGCCGCTTGGGTGTAACGCAGCAGCGGTTCAGCCTTGAACGTCAGCGCAATGCTCAGCCCCAGCAGAACGACGATCGGCACGCATTCCAGGCGGCGCAGCAAGGGTGACGGCCGCTCTTGCGGGGCCCAGAAACGCTGGATGCCCAAACGCGAGAAAGCGATCAACGAGGCCAGGCCGGACAGGATCAACAACGTCAGCAAACCCCACGCACCGTTCGAAACCGGTTCGTCGCCGCCATTACCCAGGCCCAGCGGATTGAGCAGGGCGCTGAGCAGGCTGAGTTTGCCGATAAACCCGGACAGTGGCGGCATGCCGATGATCAGCAAGGCGCAGGCGATGAAGCTCAGACCGAGGAAGGCCATGGTCCAGGGAATCACTTGGCCGACCACGACTTTCTGGTCGTCATCGAGGTTGATGCCTTTGGGTGGCTGCAAGGACTCCAGAGGCCGTGGCAGCAGCTCGCCGTCATCGAACAAAGGCATTTCGTTGGCCGAACGCGAACGCTCGATCAACTCGGCCAGCAAGAACAGTGCACTCAAGGCCAGGGTCGAGCTGACCAGATAGAACAACGCCGCGCCGATCAGGTTCGGCTGGGCGAAACCGATGGCCGATAACAGGATGCCGGCCGACACCAGAATGCTCAGGCTGGCCATGCGTTCCAGGCGTTGCGCGGCGAGGATCGCCACGGCGGCGCAGACGATGGTCGCCATGCCGCCGTAGATCAGCCAGTCGCCACCGAAGTACGCGGATGCCCCGGCCTGGCCGGAGAACAGCAGCGTCCACAGGCGCAGCAAGGTGTAGACGCCAACCTTGGTCATGATCGCAAACATCGCCGCCACTGGCGCGCTGGCCGCGGAATAGGCCGGCACCAGCCAGAAGTTCAGCGGCCACATCCCGGCCTTGGCCAGGAACGCCACCGCCAGAATTGCCGCACCGGCATGCAGCAAGCCGCGATCGGCCTCCGACACCAGCGGGATCTTCAGCGCCAGGTCGGCCATGTTCAGCGTGCCGGTGACGCCGTAGATCAGCGCCGCGCCAATCAGAAACAGCGACGAGGCCAGCAGGTTGATCGAGATGTAATGCAGCCCCGACGACACCCGCGCCCGGCCCGAACCGTGCAGCATCAGCCCGTAAGAGGCGGCGAGCAGCACTTCGAAAAACACGAACAGGTTGAACAGGTCTGCCGTGAGGAAGGCGCCGTACAGGCCCATCAACTGAATCTGGAACAGCGCGTGGAAGCTTGAACCGGCCCCGTCCCAACGGGCCATGGCGAATAGCAGCGCGCTGACGCCGATGATCCCGGTCAGCACCAGCATCAACGCCGACAGGCGATCGACCACCAGCACGATGCCGAATGGCGCCTGCCAGTTGCCCGGCAGGTACACGCCGATGGAGCCGGGCACGCCGGTGGTTTGCGTCCATTGCAGCAACATCACGGCAATGCCCAGCCCCAGCAGGCTGGAGAACAGGTTGATTTTGGCCTTTAACGGGCGGTGTTTCTCGCCCAGCATCAGCATCACGGCGGCGGTCAGCAGCGGCAGCAGAATCGGTGCGACGATCAGGTGGGTCATCGCCATCATTCTTTAGGCTCCCGGCCATCCACATGGTCGGTACCGGTCAGGCCCCGGGAGGCGAGCAGCACCACCAGGAACAGCGCGGTCATGGCGAAGCTGATGACGATCGCGGTCAGCACCAGTGCTTGCGGCAGCGGGTCGGTGTAGTGCAGCAAATCCTGAGGCACGCCGTCCTTGATGTTCGGCTCCTTGCCGATGAACAGGCTGCCCATGCTGAAGATGAACAGGTTGACGCCGTAGGACAGCAGGCACAGGCCCATGACCACCTGGAACGTCCGTGGCCGCAGTATCAGCCACACGCCGGACGCGGCCAGCACACCGATGGCGATTGCGATGACTTCTTCCATCAAATGGCTCCTTGCATGACGACGGCTTTGGCCACGGGCCTGGTTTGCGCGTTGGTTTTATGACCGCGTACCGATTGGTGGGCGAGGGCGGTCAGGATCAACAGGGTCGAACCGACCACCACGGCGTACACGCCAATGTCGAAGAACAGCGCACTGGCGATGTGAATGTCGCCCAGCAGCGGCAGTTCGAAATGCCAGGTGTGGGTAGTCAGGAACGGATACCCGGCCGCCATCGCCCCAAGCCCGGTGACGGTGGCGAACAGCAGCCCGGTGCCCATCCAGCGCAGCGGGCGCAGGCTCATTTGCGCTTCGACCCATTGGGTGCCGGCGACCATGTATTGCAGGATGAACGCCACCGACATCACCAGACCGGCGACGAAACCGCCACCCGGTTGGTTGTGCCCGCGCAGGAACAGGTAGACCGACACCACAAACGCAATCGGCAGCAGCAGACGGACCAGCACCGCTGGCACCATCATGAAACCGAGCGCGGTGTCGCTGGCGTGACGCGGGTTGACCAGATCGGTGACCACATCGGGCGCCAACAGACGCTGTTGGGCTGGCAGTTGCAGGCTTTCTTTCGGTGGGCGGAAGCGTCGCAGCAGGGCGAACACGGCCAGGGCCACCGCCACCAGCACGGTGATTTCGCCGAGGGTGTCGAAGCCACGGAAGTCCACCAGCATCACGTTGACCACGTTGCTGCCGCCGCCTTCGGGCAGGGCGCGACTGAGGTAGAACGAGGAAATATCGTTGGGCGTCTGGCGTGTCAGCATCGCGTAGGACAGCAGCGCCATGCCACCACCGACCGCGATCGACAGCAGCAAGTCGCGAACCCGCCGCACCCGCGCCTTGCGCAGGCTGCTCGGCAACGGCGATACCTCTTCGATCCGTCGCGGCAACCAGCGCAGACCGAGGAGGATCAGCACCATGGTCACCACCTCGACCGCCAGTTGCGTCAGGGCCAGATCCGGCGCCGAGAACCAGACGAAGGTCACGCAGGTCATCAGGCCGCAGACGCTGACCATGGTCAGGGCCGCGAGCCGGTGATATTTGGCTTGCCAGGCTGCGCCGAGGGCGCAGGCAATCGCCAGCAGCCAGAGGATCACGAACACGATCGAGCCCGGAATTTTCGCCCGGTCGCCCCAGCTCAGGCTGCTGTGCAGCATCGGGATCAACCCGGCCAGCACCGCGGCGAGCACCACCACAAACAGTTGGGTTTGCAGGCGCTTGGTGCTGATCCGCCGCTCCAGTCGCCGGGCCAGACGCATCATGATCACCAGGCTGCGCTCGAACAGGCGCTTGCCGTTGAAGTGGTGGATCACCGGCGGGTGCATGAAGCGCCCGCGCTTGAGCTGATTGCGCAGCAGCAGATAGAGCACGATGCCGCCGGACATGGCGATCAGGCTCATGATCATCGGTGCGTTCCAGCCGTGCCAGATCGCCAGGCTGTACTCGGGCAGCGTGCCACCCACCACCGGCAATGCCGCCGCCGCGAGCAACGGGCCGACCACTTGAGCGGGGAACATCCCCACCACCAGGCAGGTGAACACCAGCAACTCCACTGGCGCACGCATCCAGCGCGGCGGCTCGTGCGGGGTGTGCGGCAGGTCGGTGGCGGTCGGGCCGAAGAACACGTCGACGGTGAAGCGCAGGGAATAGGCCACGCTGAACGTCCCGGCGATGGTCGCGACGATGGGCAGGGTCATCTCGATCCAGGCCGTGGCGTTGATGAACACGGTTTCGGCGAAGAACATCTCTTTGGACAGGAAGCCGTTGAGCAGCGGCACGCCGGCCATGGAGGCACTGGCGACCATGGCCAGGGTGGCGGTGAACGGGATCAGTTTGATCAGGCCACTGAGTTTGCGAATGTCGCGTGTGCCACTTTCGTGGTCGATGATCCCGGCGGCCATGAACAGCGAGGCTTTGAACGTGGCGTGGTTGAGAATGTGGAACACCGCGGCCACCGCGGCCAACGGACTGTTCAGCCCCAGCAGCAGGGTGATCAGGCCCAGATGGCTGATGGTCGAGTAGGCCAGCAGGCCCTTGAGGTCGTTCTGGAACATCGCGCAGTAAGCGCCGAGCAACAGGGTGCAGGCCCCGGCCCCGCTGACGATGTAGAACCACTCTTCACTGCCGGACAGCGACGGCCACAGGCGTGCGAGCAGGAACACCCCGGCCTTGACCATGGTCGCCGAGTGCAGATATGCCGAGACCGGTGTCGGCGCCGCCATGGCATGGGGCAGCCAGAAGTGGAAGGGGAATTGCGCGCTTTTGCTCAGGGCGCCGATCAGGATCAGGGGCAGCAGAATAGGGTAGAGGGCATGTGCGCGAATCAGATCGCCGGCGGCCAGGACCTTGTCCAGGTCATAGCTGCCGACCACATGGCCGAGCAGCATGACCCCTGCCAGCAGGCACAAACCGCCCGCGCCGGTGACCATCAACGCCATGTAGGCGCCACGTCGCGCGTCGGCGCGGTGGTGCCAGTAGCCGATCAACAGGAATGAGAAGAGGCTGGTCAGCTCCCAGAAAAACACGATCTGGATCAGGTTGCCGGAGATCACCAGCCCCAGCATGGCGCCCATGAACGCCAGGAAAAACGCGAAGAAACGCGGCACCGGATCGTCCGGTGACATGTAATAACGGGCGTACAGCGAAACCAGCGTGCCGATGCCCAGCACCAGCATCGAGAACAGCCAGGCGAAACCGTCCATGCGCAGCACGAAGTTCAGGCCCAGGCTGGGTAACCAGAAGAATTCTTCGCGGATCACGCCGCCATGGGCGATTTGCGGGTACAAGAGGGCGACCTGGACGGTGCCGATCAAGGCCACCAGGCCAGCCAACAGTGATTCGGTGTTACGCGCGTTGTGCGGCAGCAAGGCTGCCAGACAGCTGCCGATAAAAGGCAGAAGCAGTAGAACTATCAGGGACATAGGCTTCTAATCTGCGGAAGTTTGTGAAGCATCATACGTGCCAGCTCCCGGTTCGCCAAACGCCAAGCTGTCGCAGAATCCTACAAAGTAGACGGAAAATTCCTGTTTATCGTTGTATCAGGGAGCGCGATTTCGCCTGTCCCGGCCCCATCGAGGGCAGGCTCGCTCCCACAGAGATTTTGGTTGTACGCAAATCGCGTGTACACCTCCAGACCCTGTGGGAGCGGGCTTGCCCGCGATGGCTGTCTATCATGCAACGCAGATATTGCGGCTTAACCCTGTGCTTCCTGCTCCAGCTCTTCTTCAGGCGAAGCCACCTTACCCTTGGTCTTCAACTCACTGACAATCACCGCCGCCACAATCAACCCCGCCCCCACCAACGCAATCGCCGGCAAGCGCTCCCCGGCAATCCGCCCGACAATCCCGGCCCAGACCGGCTCCCCGGCGTATATCAACGTCGCCCGCGTCGGCGAAACACTTTTCTGCGCCCAGTTCATCGCCACCTGAATCGCCGCACTCGCCGCGCCCAGCCCCAATGCGCTGCACAACAGCAACCAGGAGAACCCCGGAATCACTTCCTGAGTCGGCACCACCATCAGAAACGCCAGCACCGAAGTCACCGCCAGTTGCACCACCGTCACCCGACGTACGTCGACCTGGCCGGCATAGGTGCTGATCAGAATGATCTCCGCCGCAATCGCCACGGCGCTGATCAGTGTGGCGATTTCACCGGCGCTGAAATTGAACGAAGCGCCGGACGGCCCCGACAACAACATTAACCCGGTAAAGGCCAGCATGATCCCGATGCTCGGCATCAACCCCGGACGACGCCCCAGCACCAGCCATTGCAGCAACGGCACGAACGGCACATACAGCGCGGTAATAAACGCCGACTGACTGCTGGGGATGCTCTGCAAGCCCACGGTCTGCAAGCCGTAACCGAGCATGATCGCCACGCCGATGAACGCCCCGGCCTTGAGTTCGAACAGGGTCAGTTCGCGCAGATGACGCCAGGAGAACAGGGCGACGATGCTCGCCGCCGCGGCAAAACGCAGGCCGACGAAGAACATCGGCCCGCTGACGGTCATCGCGTGCTGCACCAGCAAAAAGGTCCCGCCCCAGACTACGGTGATCAGCACCAGCACGCACTCAGCCTTGCTGAGCCGCGAGAAACGGGAGGAAGTGTGAGAAGCGTTCACCGACGTCATGACCTTGCGCACCACCTGAGGGAGACGCACAATGCGCCAGAAGTTGGGCAGTATACTGCGCAACACCACCCAGTGAGCAATATAGTGCACAGAGATTCCACCCAGCGGGCTTCGGTCCTCCAGCACGTCAGCCAGAACGTCCGCCGTTTGCGCCACGCCGCCGACATGAGCCAGACGGCCCTGGCGGAAAAGTCCGGGGTCAGCCGCCGGATGCTGGTGGCCATCGAGGCCGGCGAGAAGAACGTCAGCCTGACCACCCTCGACCGCGTGGCCGAAGCGCTGGACGTGGCGTTCAGCGACCTGATCCAGGCACCGGATGCTCGCGACCCAAGTCGCATCAATGAGTTGGCCTGGGCCGGGAAAATTCCTGGCAGCAAAGCCGTTCTATTGTCCAAGGCCACCGCCACCCGCGAGGTGGAACAATGGGAATGGTGCCTGCAACCCGGCGAAATTTACCCCTCGCAACCGGATGCCGAAGGCTACAGCGAACAGCTTTATGTATTCGAAGGTTGCCTGACCCTGATGCTCGGCGATCAGCCGCAGAAGATCGCTGCCGGCGAGTTCTTCATGTTTGCCAGCAACCAGCCGTATTCCTATCGCAACGATGGGGAAGTGGCGGCGCGGTTTGTGCGCAATGTGGTGATCTGACTGTTTGCAGACCAACACTGGATAAACACTTTGCTGATTTAAAGCTGCAAGTGTTTCTATAAAGATTTCACAACGTATTGAAATAGAACAAATTTAATTTCAGGCACGACTCCTGCAAAAGCTCTGGGGCATTCACCAGAGTTCCGGAGTCGGCCCATGACAGCCTCAGCCCAACCCCCTCACACTGCCCATGTGATCCACTCGGACGCCGAGGCCATCGCCGTCGCTCACAAGCTCGCCGCCCGCTTCGCCGTCGAGGCCGGTGTTCGCGACCGCGAGCGACGTCTGCCGGTGGCCGAGCTCGACGAGTTTTCCGCCAGCGGCCTCTGGGGCATCACCATTCCCAAGGAATACGGCGGCGCGGGCGTGTCTTACGTGACGGTCAGCGACGTGATCAAGATCATTTCCGCCGCCGACCCGTCCCTCGGCCAGATCCCGCAGAATCATCTCAGCGTGCTCGACATCCTGCTGCAAACCGCCACCGAAGAGCAGAAGCGCTACTACTTTGGCAAAGTCCTGCAGGGTTATCGTTTCGGCAACGCCTTCTCCGAATCCAAAAGCAAAAACGCCGGGGCTTTCGAAACCCGTATCCGTTTCGAGAAAGACACCGCGCAAATCGACGGCGAGAAGTTCTACTGCACCGGGGCCTTGTTCGCGCATATCGTGCCGGCGGTGGCGGTCGATGAACAGAACAAGGCGTTCATCGCCTTCATCGAGCGTGACAATCCCGGCCTGACCGTGATCGACAGCTGGGACGGTTTCGGCCAGCGCACCACCGCCAGCGGCGGCGTGACCCTGAGCGCGGTGAACGTGCCGTTGAGCGCGGTGATCCCGGCCCACAAGGCATTCGACGAGCCCACCGCTGACGGCCCGATCTCGCAAATCATCCAGGCCGCCGTAGACACCGGCATTGCCGTCGGTGCCCTGGAAGAAACCAAGCGCTACGCCCGCGAAGCCCGGCCGTGGATCGACAGCCAGCAGGATCACGGCTGGCAGGACCCGCTCAGCATCGCCGCCATCGGCGATCTGGAATGGCGGGTCCACGGTACCGAAGCGATCCTGAAAAAGGCCGGTCAGGCCATCGACGCTGCATTGCTCAGACCCAATGAAGACACCGTTGCCCGCGCCTCGGTCGTGGTTGCCCAGGCCAAAGTCCTGTCTGCCGAAATCGCTTTGCTTGCCAGCAGCAAACTCTTTGAACTCGCCGGTACCCGCTCGGTGCTCGGCAAGTACAACCTCGACCGTCACTGGCGCAACGCCCGGACGCACACCCTGCACGACCCGGCGCGCTGGAAATACCACCTGATCGGCAACTACCTGCTCAATGGCGTGAAACCCGCGCGCCACGCCTGGAACTGAGGAGCGACCCATGAACGCCTTGACCCAACCGATTGCCGCCGGGCAGCCCCTGGCCAAGAGTCAGCACGACCTGCACAACGCTCGCACCTTGCTCGACGCGACCCTGCGCTTCGTTCGTCAGCAGGCTCAACCCTGGGCCGGCAGTGGCCTCGCCAAAGCCACCGACGACCCTTACGTGATCAGCCGTTTCGGCGACTTGCAGATTCGCATTGAAGTGGCCGCCGCGTTGCTCGAGCGTGCCGAAGTGTTTCTGAATGGTGCTCAGGAGGATACAGAAATCACGATTGCCATTGCCGAGTCGCACCTGGCCAGCGCCGATGCGTTAAACACCGTGAGCAACGCTGAATTCGAACTCACCGGCCAGCGCACACCATTGCCGGGCTCCCTGAACGATCCGCTGCGCTGGAAACTTCACTTGATCGGCAATTTCCGCCTCAACGGCATTCATCCACCGAGTGTGCGGAGCACGGTTTGATGGCCCGTGAAATTCGGGCAGCGGCTATCGCGACCTGGCAGCGTTGCGGCGACAGGACCAAAAAGTGACGTCTGCCTGAATGACTTGAACACAACACACATCCCCACAATGGTTCGGTGGTGTTTTACAGATTGAGTTAACCCCTTCAGCCCGGCGGACCACCGCATATTTTTTTACCCCATGGATGAGAGGTAAGCCAATGAGCGTGCATGAACTCAAACGGCTGCCCATCGCGGACACCGCCGAATGGCAGGTCAAGGTGCCCCGGGCCCTGGAGCAGTTGCAGCACTGGGCTCAGGTCAGTCCGTTGCAACCGGCCCTGCGACACAAGCGCCACGGCCAGTGGTTCGTCTGGCGCTGGATCGATGCCTTGCGCGATGTCGAACGGTTGGCCGATGGCTTGCGCCAGCAGGGTTTTACCGAAAATTCGCGCCTGGCCTTGAGCGGTGCGTTCGAACCGAATCTGTTGCTGCTCGCGCTGGCCCCCCCGGCGCCCAGCCGGAGCCGACCTGGCTCGCCGAATTCAAACGGGACATCGCATGAACTCAATCGCCTATTATCGTCAAGGAGATGTCGGGATCGGTCGAGTGGCACTGCCCGGCACCGCCGATGAGTGACCGGCACGGGCGATATGCACGACTTCTATCTAAGTGAACATTGATCAGTGAGAACGCCATGACTGACACCCCACGCGGACAGGCGACCGACGCCATCCGTCACGCGGACATCCTGATCATCGGCGGCGGCCTGAGCGGCACGATGCTGGCGGCGCAGTTGTTGCGTTTACCGGGCAAACGCCAGGTGCTGGTAATCGAACCCCGCGCCGAACTCGGTCGGGGCGAGGCGTACAGCGCGGTCGAACTGGGCCATACGCTCAACGGCAACGCGGCGCGGATGAGCGTCGATCCGGACAACGCCGACGACCTGACCCAATGGCTGACCGAATACATCGCGGGCGGCGGTTGGCCTGAATCCGATGAGCAGCATGTGCCGGTCAGTGAACTGTTTCCGCCACGCGGTCTGTTTGGTGTTTATGTGCAGCAGCGTCTGGCCGAGGCGCAAACGGTGGGGGCAGTGAATGGCTCAACCGTCGAGCATGTACGGGCCGAGGTGGTTGCGCTGGAAACGTCGAACGATTCGGTACGGCTGAGCCTGAGTGACGGGCAGCAATTGCAGGGCGCTTACGCGGTGTTGGCGACCGGGATGTTTCCCGCCGCGCGTACGCCGCAGACTGAGTCCAGCGGCTTGAATGCGGCTGCGCTCGATCCTTGGGATGTCGCCGCCATGCGGCAGCTCGATCCGCAGTCGACGGTGCTGATCATTGGCTCCGGCCTGACCATGGTCGATGCGGTGGTGTCGCTGGAACAGGCCGGGCATCGCGGGCCGATCGACGTGTTTTCCCGCCATGGTTTGCTGCCCCATGTGCGGCGGCAGCCACCGGCCTGGAGCGATTTTCTGGCCGAGGACCACAGCGTTCGCACGCCGCGTCAGCTGGTACGCGAACTGCGTCGGCACTGTCGCGACGCCATCGCTCAGGGCATCGACTGGCAAGCGCCGCTGGACACCGTGCGGGCGCACATCGGGCGGTTGTGGAGTCAGGCGACAGATGTGCAGCGGCG belongs to Pseudomonas sp. B21-015 and includes:
- a CDS encoding FAD/NAD(P)-binding protein; translation: MTDTPRGQATDAIRHADILIIGGGLSGTMLAAQLLRLPGKRQVLVIEPRAELGRGEAYSAVELGHTLNGNAARMSVDPDNADDLTQWLTEYIAGGGWPESDEQHVPVSELFPPRGLFGVYVQQRLAEAQTVGAVNGSTVEHVRAEVVALETSNDSVRLSLSDGQQLQGAYAVLATGMFPAARTPQTESSGLNAAALDPWDVAAMRQLDPQSTVLIIGSGLTMVDAVVSLEQAGHRGPIDVFSRHGLLPHVRRQPPAWSDFLAEDHSVRTPRQLVRELRRHCRDAIAQGIDWQAPLDTVRAHIGRLWSQATDVQRRQFVRHVRPWWESHHHRSPPLSAELVARLYGEGRLRIHAGSYKGLEPASEGLVSIRIRRRGEAETCVVHGAALINSSGIEYDWRRVARPLPQQLLARGLVRPGPLALGIAAAVDGAVLSADGQVASRLFAMGPPLRGMWWESTAVTDVASQAKSLAVRLVD